A genomic stretch from Candidatus Methanomethylicota archaeon includes:
- a CDS encoding aldehyde ferredoxin oxidoreductase family protein codes for MYGWNGKILRVDLSKMKVAVQDYDANFARKYVGGRGFAARILWDELKPGIDPLGPENKLVIAAGPLTGLPGPSLGKLVVAAKSPLTGGYGDGNIGTMAAVNMRKAGFDAVVVEGRAEKPVYLYVEDGVGCILSAEGMWGKTTFEAEKGLKEVHGRDVGVLVIGPAGENMVRYATIISQEGRAGGRPGIGAVMGSKKLKAIVFKGTKDIRLADPEAYSKLVNEAYASIRSRVGYDFWIRQGTMATIEWANENGVLPTHNFREGIFEFSRLIDGYAMEAAKVKRRGCPYCNMACGNVVLDSEGREAELDYENVAMLGSNIGLGHLGKVSVLNRMADEYGIDTISLGNTIAFAMEATEKKLLKDGIEWGDFERAKMLIQEIAYRKGDLGNLLAEGTMRVSQKLGGGSENWAMHVKGLEVSAYDCHTVPGMALAYATSPIGAHHKDAWVISWEIKTDRSGYTEAKVDKVIEFQRIRGGMFESLVSCRLPWIELGFELEWYPKLLKAASGVEIPLEEMLYTIADRIYALIRAFWVREYGQGWSRMMDYPPKRWFTEPITKGPYKGATLDKTKFDKLLDMYYAKRGWDSRGIPTKSTFEKLGLKDVAEQLSKSVALTP; via the coding sequence TTTGCGAGGAAATATGTGGGTGGTAGGGGGTTTGCTGCGAGAATTCTTTGGGATGAATTGAAGCCTGGCATAGACCCCTTAGGTCCTGAGAATAAACTTGTCATAGCTGCAGGACCATTAACTGGGCTTCCAGGTCCAAGCCTCGGTAAACTGGTTGTGGCAGCTAAAAGCCCACTCACTGGTGGATATGGGGATGGAAATATTGGAACTATGGCTGCAGTAAATATGCGTAAAGCTGGATTCGATGCTGTGGTGGTGGAGGGGAGGGCTGAAAAGCCAGTTTACCTTTACGTGGAGGATGGGGTAGGTTGTATCTTAAGTGCTGAAGGGATGTGGGGTAAAACAACTTTCGAAGCTGAGAAGGGGCTTAAGGAAGTTCATGGTAGGGATGTGGGGGTGCTTGTTATAGGTCCTGCAGGGGAGAATATGGTTCGATACGCCACCATCATCTCCCAAGAGGGGAGGGCTGGTGGGAGGCCTGGTATTGGTGCTGTTATGGGTTCTAAGAAGCTTAAGGCTATAGTATTTAAGGGGACTAAGGATATTCGTTTAGCAGATCCGGAAGCATATAGTAAGCTTGTGAATGAAGCCTATGCCAGCATTAGGTCTAGAGTTGGCTATGATTTCTGGATTAGACAGGGAACCATGGCAACAATAGAGTGGGCTAATGAGAATGGTGTCCTACCCACACATAACTTTAGGGAGGGGATCTTTGAGTTTAGTAGACTCATTGATGGTTATGCTATGGAAGCAGCGAAAGTTAAGCGGAGGGGGTGCCCCTACTGCAACATGGCATGTGGAAACGTCGTCCTTGACAGTGAGGGGAGGGAAGCTGAACTGGATTATGAGAATGTCGCTATGCTTGGTTCCAATATTGGGTTAGGTCATCTTGGGAAGGTTTCTGTGCTAAATAGGATGGCGGATGAGTATGGAATAGACACGATCTCCCTAGGCAACACCATAGCCTTCGCCATGGAAGCCACTGAGAAGAAGCTTCTAAAGGATGGAATAGAGTGGGGGGATTTTGAAAGAGCGAAAATGTTGATTCAAGAAATTGCTTATAGGAAGGGGGATCTTGGAAACCTCCTAGCGGAAGGTACTATGAGGGTAAGTCAAAAACTTGGTGGAGGATCAGAGAATTGGGCAATGCATGTTAAGGGGCTTGAAGTTTCAGCCTACGATTGCCACACAGTTCCAGGGATGGCTCTAGCATATGCAACATCACCAATAGGTGCCCACCATAAGGATGCATGGGTTATCTCATGGGAGATAAAGACGGATAGATCTGGATATACTGAGGCAAAAGTGGACAAGGTAATAGAATTTCAGAGGATAAGGGGAGGGATGTTTGAATCCCTAGTTTCATGTAGACTCCCATGGATAGAACTCGGCTTCGAACTTGAATGGTACCCCAAACTCTTAAAAGCAGCATCAGGAGTGGAGATTCCTCTAGAGGAAATGCTATACACCATTGCCGATAGAATATATGCCCTCATAAGAGCCTTCTGGGTGCGTGAATATGGTCAAGGATGGAGTCGCATGATGGATTACCCACCAAAACGCTGGTTTACGGAACCAATCACCAAAGGACCATATAAAGGTGCAACACTTGACAAAACGAAATTCGATAAGTTACTAGACATGTACTATGCTAAGCGTGGATGGGATAGTAGGGGGATACCGACAAAAAGCACTTTTGAAAAACTTGGATTAAAGGATGTAGCAGAGCAGCTTTCAAAGAGCGTTGCCTTAACCCCATAA